The following are from one region of the Salicibibacter kimchii genome:
- a CDS encoding GntR family transcriptional regulator: MSVPLPIEVNDDRQEPIYYQIEEQIKALIVSGYLPADTALPSIRALAADLGCSVITTRRAYQNLEQEGYIKTYRGKGTFVQEVGSKERSILKERAVQDALRQAVRTARQHEYTDAEIKRLLTMVLGEER; encoded by the coding sequence ATGTCCGTGCCGCTCCCGATTGAAGTCAATGACGACCGGCAAGAGCCGATTTACTATCAAATCGAAGAGCAGATAAAAGCGCTCATCGTGTCCGGGTATTTGCCGGCGGACACAGCCCTCCCGTCCATTCGCGCGCTTGCCGCTGATTTGGGTTGCAGTGTAATTACAACTCGGCGCGCGTATCAAAATTTGGAACAAGAGGGCTATATCAAAACGTACCGCGGCAAGGGGACGTTCGTCCAGGAAGTGGGGAGTAAGGAACGGTCGATCTTAAAAGAACGAGCAGTTCAGGATGCCCTCCGTCAAGCTGTGAGAACAGCCCGCCAGCATGAGTATACGGACGCAGAGATTAAAAGATTATTGACCATGGTTTTAGGAGAGGAGAGATAA
- a CDS encoding nucleoside transporter C-terminal domain-containing protein — translation MIDAAARGTTDGLRLALNVGAMVLAFVSLVELIDIGLGLISQDLTIATIFGFVFSPLAFLIGVPWEQAMLVGQMIAEKTIINEFVGFGTLINAMEAGAITDPRTIAIATFALCGFANIGTIAIMIGGLGALVPERRQEIAQFGPRALIAAILGNLMNGAIAGMLIL, via the coding sequence GTGATTGACGCTGCCGCCAGAGGGACGACCGACGGGTTGCGTCTGGCTTTGAACGTTGGTGCAATGGTCCTTGCATTCGTTTCGCTTGTGGAATTAATCGATATAGGGCTGGGGCTCATCAGCCAAGATTTGACCATCGCTACAATATTCGGTTTTGTATTCTCGCCTTTGGCCTTTCTAATCGGAGTCCCCTGGGAACAGGCCATGCTTGTCGGCCAAATGATTGCTGAGAAAACGATTATTAACGAGTTTGTCGGTTTCGGAACCTTAATTAACGCCATGGAGGCTGGGGCGATTACCGATCCTAGAACGATCGCGATTGCCACCTTTGCTCTATGCGGGTTTGCCAACATCGGAACGATCGCGATTATGATCGGCGGTTTAGGGGCACTTGTGCCGGAGCGTCGCCAGGAAATTGCCCAATTTGGTCCGCGAGCGTTAATTGCAGCGATTCTCGGAAACTTGATGAATGGCGCGATCGCCGGCATGCTGATATTGTGA
- a CDS encoding Na+ dependent nucleoside transporter N-terminal domain-containing protein, with protein sequence MELLGNIAWGLIAMIVLLGLAFLLSVDRKNINVRTVLGALAIQFAIGLLFLGWGVGEEVLAVLSQFVTGILGAADAGIEFLFGEEMMALNDGNTFFIHVLTVIIFFAALMGVLFYIGFMPWLIKILGGFISKVLGTSKVESIAATANIFVGITESPLTIKPYLNQMTRSEFFTVMTVGLGTVAGSVLGGLVAMGAPVDYLIVASFMAAPAGLVMAKMVVPESDVSKTTDDVNSKGIKIRGM encoded by the coding sequence ATGGAATTATTGGGCAATATCGCGTGGGGGCTCATTGCAATGATTGTATTGTTGGGGCTCGCTTTTTTGCTTTCGGTTGATCGGAAGAACATTAACGTGAGAACTGTATTGGGCGCGTTGGCTATTCAATTTGCGATTGGCTTGCTCTTTCTCGGCTGGGGTGTCGGCGAGGAAGTGTTGGCTGTACTTAGCCAATTTGTGACTGGCATTTTAGGTGCTGCAGATGCCGGGATTGAATTTTTGTTCGGGGAAGAAATGATGGCGCTTAATGATGGCAACACGTTCTTCATTCATGTTTTGACCGTCATTATTTTCTTCGCTGCTTTAATGGGTGTACTTTTTTACATAGGGTTCATGCCCTGGCTAATTAAAATCTTAGGCGGTTTCATTTCAAAAGTTTTAGGGACGAGCAAGGTGGAATCAATTGCAGCAACGGCGAATATTTTTGTCGGGATCACCGAGTCGCCGTTGACGATTAAACCCTACCTGAATCAAATGACTCGTTCAGAGTTCTTTACGGTGATGACGGTTGGTTTAGGAACCGTTGCCGGTTCAGTACTGGGTGGACTCGTAGCGATGGGGGCACCTGTGGATTATTTGATCGTCGCGAGTTTTATGGCCGCACCGGCAGGATTAGTTATGGCTAAAATGGTCGTTCCCGAATCGGATGTCAGCAAAACGACCGATGATGTTAACTCGAAAGGGATAAAGATACGAGGAATGTGA
- a CDS encoding acyl-CoA thioesterase, whose translation MSKQKEKRPMTRSHTLQSHLISPSDTNHLQTIFGGTVLAYIDEAAAIAAMRHSGKIVVTASVDSVDFHSSVKSGDLVNVEAWVAATGRTSMVVYVHVSVENPATEDTKTTTTSFVTMVAIDSSGNPTEVPGVFAETDAEREIIDMALSRKSGE comes from the coding sequence ATGAGCAAACAAAAAGAAAAGCGACCAATGACGCGTTCCCACACGCTCCAGTCGCATTTGATAAGCCCTTCGGATACGAACCATTTACAAACGATTTTCGGAGGGACCGTACTCGCTTATATTGATGAAGCAGCGGCAATCGCGGCGATGCGGCATTCCGGCAAAATCGTTGTCACTGCCTCCGTGGACAGCGTTGATTTCCATTCATCTGTGAAGTCGGGTGATCTCGTAAATGTTGAAGCGTGGGTAGCGGCAACCGGCCGTACATCGATGGTGGTCTATGTCCACGTCAGTGTAGAGAATCCGGCGACCGAAGATACTAAAACAACAACCACATCTTTTGTGACGATGGTAGCGATTGACAGCAGTGGAAATCCGACTGAAGTACCGGGAGTTTTCGCCGAGACAGATGCTGAAAGGGAGATCATTGACATGGCTCTCAGCAGAAAAAGCGGGGAGTGA
- a CDS encoding quinone oxidoreductase family protein, which translates to MKAIQFSNFGGPDVLETANVKVPKPNEQEVLIEVNRVGVNYADTARRRGQYVVPTPLPFIPGAEVAGVVKEVGAEVTNVKPGTRVVTLTGSGAYAEYVTADARGLIPIGDSLDFSTAAALPLQGLSAYHVLITMGQLAEEETVLVHAAAGGVGSIAVQLAKLHGAGKVIATASTEEKLGEAKRLGADVGINYTQEGWEKEVLEATDGKGVDIAMEMVGGDVFEKTLQVLGSFGRLVIFGSASGEQSRLNAGRLMEKNQSVIGFFLPQIMRKPALMQSSLEALFSHLQKGELELQIGHTFSLDEAARVHELMEGRKTKGKIILEV; encoded by the coding sequence ATGAAAGCGATTCAATTCTCGAACTTTGGCGGACCGGATGTATTGGAAACAGCGAACGTAAAAGTTCCGAAACCGAACGAGCAGGAAGTTTTAATTGAAGTTAATCGTGTCGGCGTCAATTATGCGGATACTGCGCGGCGGAGAGGCCAATATGTTGTGCCCACGCCATTGCCTTTCATACCCGGTGCCGAAGTCGCGGGTGTCGTAAAAGAAGTTGGAGCGGAAGTAACGAATGTAAAGCCAGGTACACGAGTGGTAACATTGACCGGTTCGGGGGCGTATGCCGAGTACGTGACGGCTGATGCGCGTGGACTAATTCCGATCGGAGATTCGTTGGATTTCTCTACCGCGGCAGCGTTGCCATTACAAGGATTGAGTGCCTATCATGTGCTGATAACGATGGGGCAATTGGCAGAAGAGGAGACGGTGCTCGTTCATGCAGCGGCCGGTGGGGTCGGAAGTATCGCTGTACAATTGGCAAAACTGCATGGAGCCGGCAAAGTAATCGCGACAGCAAGTACGGAAGAAAAATTGGGGGAGGCCAAGCGATTGGGTGCTGATGTGGGCATCAATTATACCCAAGAAGGCTGGGAAAAAGAGGTTCTTGAGGCAACAGACGGCAAAGGCGTGGACATTGCGATGGAGATGGTCGGAGGAGATGTTTTCGAGAAAACACTTCAAGTCCTCGGAAGTTTCGGTCGTCTCGTTATCTTCGGTTCCGCAAGCGGAGAACAAAGCAGACTTAATGCCGGACGACTCATGGAAAAAAATCAATCCGTCATTGGTTTCTTTTTACCTCAAATCATGCGAAAACCAGCATTAATGCAGTCGAGTTTGGAAGCACTGTTTTCCCATTTGCAAAAAGGCGAACTAGAGTTGCAGATTGGGCATACCTTTTCTCTGGATGAGGCCGCACGCGTCCATGAATTAATGGAAGGGAGAAAAACGAAAGGCAAAATTATTTTGGAAGTGTAA
- a CDS encoding TetR/AcrR family transcriptional regulator, translated as MKEQIKRESIQLFGRKGFKETSIHDIVRSLEVTKGTFYYYFSSKEELLTDIHFEYIDGLVRNIEELSNDKTKNSRDKLVGVVYVMVTKIKQHRSSAKILFREMRHLSAESYTDIAHKRNQVREQVEEIVREGITTKEFRNDLNPPIVTLAILGVINWSYQWFNPEGKYRDEEVAGIFVDMMLRGIES; from the coding sequence ATGAAAGAACAAATAAAAAGAGAAAGCATCCAATTATTTGGAAGAAAAGGATTTAAAGAAACATCCATTCATGATATCGTTCGTTCGCTGGAAGTGACCAAAGGAACGTTCTATTATTATTTTTCCAGTAAAGAAGAATTGTTAACCGACATCCATTTTGAATACATCGATGGCTTGGTTCGGAATATCGAGGAACTTTCCAATGATAAAACGAAAAATAGTCGGGATAAACTCGTCGGTGTCGTCTATGTAATGGTGACGAAAATAAAGCAGCATCGCTCAAGTGCCAAAATTCTTTTTCGGGAAATGCGCCACTTGAGTGCAGAGAGTTATACCGACATTGCCCACAAGCGCAATCAAGTTAGAGAACAGGTCGAGGAAATTGTTCGAGAGGGAATTACAACAAAAGAATTTCGCAACGATCTGAATCCTCCGATTGTTACGCTCGCGATTCTTGGTGTTATTAATTGGAGTTACCAATGGTTTAACCCTGAAGGGAAGTACAGGGATGAAGAAGTAGCGGGTATTTTCGTCGATATGATGTTGCGTGGCATTGAATCTTGA